The uncultured Desulfuromonas sp. genome contains the following window.
CCCGGCCTTTTTAAGCAACACCAGGCTGGCCGGTCCACCCGGCGTAGAGGCTTCCGGTGCCAACACCACTTTAACCCCTGGTCGTCCCAGATCCTGAACAGATTGGATATTGGCGGGATTCCCTTTAGGAACCACGAGAACATATTCGGTAAAACACAGTGGCTTGAAATAAACCATTTTGTCCGCTTTGCGCAGATTCTTCGCCAGATCGAGGACACGTCCGGCAAAAACATCCGTCGTAGCAGATGCCATCAGGGATTTGCCCAGAGCGGCGGCAAAGGCTCCAGTGTAGGCAACTTTGGCGCCCGTTCTCTGTTCATAGGCTTTACAGGCGGGGATCAGAGATTCTGCCAGACCACCGCATGACCATACCTGTAAATCTTGCCCGGAGAATTGGCCACCAGGGTTAGCAGAAGACTGGCCGGCAGCCTGCAACGGTGTCATCATCGCACCCAGACCCGCAATGCCGGCCACCTTAAGGAATGACCGCCGTCCGTTATCCGTTTCAGTTTTTCGCGTATCGCTACTCATTCGTATCTCTCCAGAGCTAAAAAACAAACTTGAGTTCAAAGTAAAAGAAATCTGCGTCTTTATCCTCAGGGTAGATATTTTCGATCACATCACCACCGAAGGCATGGCCGTAATAGGCGGTTGCCGCAATGTTCTTCGTCAGATTTAAAATGGCGGTGAGTTCAAGTACGGTGGCAAGATCACGATCCCCATTGCTGGGTCGGCCGATATAGCCAAAGACGGGTCCATCATTTTGAGTTGGCCCGGCCCCCATATACCAACGGTCAGCACCCTCACTAAGGCTGAGCAGATGCAGATCGCCGCGCAGAGCAAGTTTCTGATGCGGTTTAACAATAATCTGGGCGAAAAGATCGCGGCTGTTCATCATATTGTAGAATGGGAAAAGGGCGTATTTTCTCGCAGTAGGCAGCAGCTGGTAAAAAGTTCCGTGGGTATGGTCATCAGGATTGTCGTCACCTGATGATGCTGCGTAACCGACGCGCAGCCATGGTTTACCGTAAATACCCATGAACTGGTAACCCCCTTCGATACTGTAAGACCAGGCTTTATGGTCCAGTTTGCCCCAGTCTCCATTCTGATATGCGGCCCAGAGCAGGGCGTCAAAAATACCGGAATCGGTTTTCTTGGTGGCAAGCAGGTGCATGCCATATGTATTGATCGAAATATCACCTTGATTCAGCGTGCTGCCCGCAGGGGTATTATCCACCTTGGCAATGTCGCGCTCGTCATCATAGTAAAAATAAAAGAACCGCCCCTCGACATTGGGAACCAAGGTGTCGTATTTCATGGTTGCAGTGAATGTCGCCAGATCGATATCGTTCATGGTTTCATGCGCACTATCGGTAAAACCACCCTCTGTGGGACGGGAAGCCAGGGTCGTCAGGTTGAATACTGGCTGATCGTAAGAGAGCTGCAGGCCGTCGAAACTACGGCAATATGCTGCCCAACCAAAGGGGCCGATCAGTTTTTCCGACAGTCTGACGTTTTTCAGCCAGTTCACCTTGGGATTCTTATACATCACCTCTTTGCCCGCTAAATAGTCAAAGCGGCCCCCTTTAACGGAGATGCCTGAGCCCAAAATATTGGGGAATTCCATAAAAGCCTGGCGAATGATCGTACTCTGGCTGTCCTCCTCGTCGTCGTGGAGATAATAGATCGCTCCCAGGCCGAGCGGGCCAGCCGGGGGCGGGGCCATGGCGTCGTCTGGCAGACCAAGCATGATGGTATTCTGCGCCTGCACATAAACATTCATCACTGGCGATTTGTAACCCAGGCCGAGACGGCTGCGGGTGAAGAAATAATCGTAGTCATTGTCGGCAGAAGCGTTCGGAGTGAACCAGTTCCAGTATTCGTAACGGTTCAGTATTTCCACATCAGCGGTGATCCGGCTTTCGGCACCGGTAAAAGTCTTCAGAGTTACTTCGGCACTTGCGGTTAACGGTAACAGCAGGACACTGGTTATGAGCGCCAGAAACAGTCCGGCTCGCATCGTCTTTTTCATGATTTCAACACCTTTTTCATATTGGGTTGCTTAATGCTGGTTATGAGCACCAAGCTGTGGCAGAGATGAGTCCAATGGCGTACAGCAGAACCTTTTTAATCTCCGTGTCTTTGCCTCTTAACTGTTGTTGGAATTACAGCGACAAAGGAGCATAGAAAAGTCTGCTCCCCATAAATTCGTCGGAAAGTATTAGAAATGCTGATAAAAGTCAAATTTCAATTATCGATTGTTTTGAATTGTGAAATAGGTGTTTCTTATGATCTGGCGCTGGAGAGAAACTGCATAGTATAAACCACCGACACAGCGCATTTACCGCTAAACATAGTCTGTTATAAAAAAACACACCATGAGAGCAGGCAAGACAAATCATCTTCGTATTCATCCTGACTGCCGGTTAATACCTGCTTCTGTATTCGCCACCGGAGATGAACCCCCTGAATGAGTGCGCAGCTATAAACACTGCTGCGTAAAGAACAATAAATGGCATATCGAATTGATCTTCGAGAAAAAATCTGGAGAAGTGAGAATGGAGGTTATGACTAAAGTTATCAGCGTAAGCTAGTGCACTGTCACTGCTAAAGATTCGGATAAATTGTGCCGATAAGTCCTCCAAAATCTTTTTGGAGGAGAAACCATGGTCAAAAAATATATCGTCCGCCTGTCGGATCAAGAACGTCAACACTTAGAGGAAATCGTCAAGCGTCTAAAAGGGTCGTCACAGAAGGTACGGCGAGCCAACATTCTTCTTAAAGCGAATGTAGACGGAGCCAATTGGAACGATGCCAAAATCGCCGAAGCCCTGTCTTGCCGTACCCGCACAGTTGAAAATCTCAGAAAAAGATTTGTTCTGGAGGGCTTTGATTCAGTGCTGAATCGTAAAAAACGCGAAACACCTCCCATTGCAAAGAAACTTGACGGGAAACAGGAAGCTGAAATCATCGCGTTACGTTTGGGGCCGGCTCCCAGCGGCTTTGCCAACTGGTCGTTACGCCTTTTAGCTGAGCGCGTCGTGGAGCTTGGAATCGTTGAATCGATCAGCCATGAAACGTTACGTAGAACGTTAAAAAGGGGGGCATGACACCGCGTAAAATACAATACTGGGTCATCCCGCCAAATGTTGATGCTGAGTTTACGGCCGCGATGGAGGATGTCCTCGATGTTTATGCCCAGCCCTACGATGAGGCCTACCCCGTCATCTGTATGGATGAACAGCCTGTTCAATTGACCCGAGAAACGCGCACACCGATTGCCGCGACCAAAGAGCATCCGCGACGCGTGGATTATGAATATGAACGGGCCGGAACCGCCTGTATCTTCATGTTTACAGAGCCATTATCCGGTTGGCGTAACGTGACGGCTCGTCCGCATCGAACCAAAGTCGACTGGGCATTGGAAATGGAAGAGCTGCTGCGAACGCGCTATGCCAAAGCCCGGAAGGTTATTGTGGTGTGTGATAACCTCAACACCCATACACGCGGAGCCTTTTATGAAGCTTTTGAACCTGAAAAAGCCCGCCAACTGGTAAAACGTGTCGAGTTTCACTATACACCCAAACATGGCAGCTGGTTGAATATCGCGGAGAACGAACTGAGTTCAATGACTCGCCAGTGTCTGTCGGGACGCAGAATCGAAAGCATAGAGATGCTACGCAAAGAGACTGCGGCTTGGGCTGGCGCAAGCAATAAGAAACAACGCGGCGTTGACTGGCAGTTTACAATTGACAACGCTCGCAATAAATTGAAATCGCTTTACCCGAAAATTAAGATGTGACAGTGCACTAGCGCCATTCGGGAGTATCCGTCGTTTCAGGCCTGTAATTCCCGTGACAGCTTATCGGTTACGGCGCTGATGGTGCCGTTGAAGACGGTGATACCGTACATATCGGCAATCTGTCTACGGATGTCCTGATAGCTGGTGCCGAGGGAAAACAACGCGATGATTTTGCGCTCTAACTCATCGGGTTCACCAACTGCGGTTCGAATGTATTCGCGCGATCCCTGGGTGTGTCCAGCGAACTGTCCATTTTTTTTGATCACGTCAATATGGCTCGTTCCCCGTCGAATCAGGCAGACCCGGTGTTTGCCATATAGGCAGTAATCGCGGATATATAGTGATTGGTCAGTTCTTGCGTTTCCTCAAAAGCCAAATCTAAAGCCGGATCACTCTTGGCTTGTTGACTGGAGTTTAAGCCCCAATCTTTTTCAATATAGATTCGATTAAACTCCCCTAAATTCTCTCTATAATGATTGAACATATCGGAAATTTGATCTGAGCTGTCTCGTTTAATATGTTTTGCATATTCAATTAATCCTTGGAAATAATCTTCAGCACCAAACAAGCCATTTTCAGAATTAGAAATACTCTGTTGTAACTTCTCATTGATTTCAAGTCCCTCCTCCAAGGCTTGAATTTCTTTCCCGATAGCTTCGGAAAAGTGAGGGAATCTCTGCATCTTTATTTCTTGTTGATCAATGTGGTCAGTAATGAGCTTTCCTTGAAACGAACGAATCTCAGAGAGAAGATTGTTATATTCCTCTTTTAATCCATCACTCATCGGCAACTTTGCAATGGCCTGATTGGCAACTTCATAATCGTAATTTGCTTTAAACAGAGAGAAACTTGAGTTTAGATAGTTTCTCGAAGAGCGAATGGCCGAATCCATTGCTCCTGTAATCGTCGCCTGATCTTGCCTGGAAAGTTCCTCTAACGCCTTTGATGCCAGCTGGTCCAGTTTCCCAGTCAGATGATCGGTTTCATGAATGTCACCACTCGAACTTAAAGCTTCGTGGAAACTCCATTCGCCAATCAATGTCGGGCCGGAGTACTGGACAATAATTTCTTGATCAATGGCAACTCCTCCGGTAATAGGCCCCATGTTTTTTGCTCGTGCATCCAGTTCTGGGGCAACTGTAAGCTTAAAAGTTTCATCATGTGGAGGGTCTCTTAACCATTGAAGAAATTTTTCGTCAAAAAACTCCTCGTCTGATTGCTCCAGGGCGTCAACAAATTTAGCCCTTTCTGTGTTTGAAAGGCCAAAAGCATATGTTTGTAGGTTTAGCTTGAATTGGGCTTCAGATGAAAAATGAACCGTATCATCTTTGCCCGCTTCAATCTTGCTGTCAATACGATCAAAAGCGTTACGGTTAAGAGTAAAAGCTTCTAAATCAGCTGGTTTGTTAAAAGTGGTATTGATGGTGTTCATCTTCATCCGTCCTCTATTTAAACTAGCGTCATTCGGGAGTGTCCGTCGTTTGCCCCAGCGGTTTGAGGTATTGCTGTCGGACTTCATCGTCAAAAAAGACGATCACGCGGTTATTGCCGCGTTGGGTGACATAGTGGGGATATCCGGGAACGACAATGCGGACTATTCTTAGCATGAAAGAAGGATAGACTGGTTTTATATTAAAAGCAATTTAATAGAGGGCGTGTCCCGAATGGTGCTAGTATTTCAGCTCATTTGAAATTGTCTCTTGTCGGAGCGGCTTTAGCCGCGAATTCCCATCATGAAAAGGATCAATGACCAGAACAATTCGCGAATAAATTCGCTCCTACAGATGCTCTTTCCGGTGATAAAATTGAGTGTGTTTAACTAATTTGAAGGGAAGAAACAGCAAAAACAGGGCTGTCCTCGCACGGGGGGTGTCCCAGGTTTTTGCGGTGTAAACCACCACCGTTCCAAGGGCCGCAAACATCTGGGACCGCCCCAGATAGGGCTTGGGGCAGTCCCGAGTTTACTACGGAATCACTTAGACTGGCGCCATTCGGGAGTGTTGCTTGTTTTCACAATTTGCGATTGCGATATTGCGTATCGGCTTGATTTGTCAGGCCGATGCCGCGAGCAAATGAACATGGTTGTCCATTAAACAATCGGCCCAAATTTGCAAAGAAAACGCCTTGCGGAATAGGGCTATGTTGTGAAAGACGTGGGGGCTGGTTCGAAACGTGGCAAGGCAAGGCTTGTCCCTGGCCTTGCCTTGATTGGCGTGTTTAACGCATTCGGGGAGTGTCCATTGTTCCCGAGAAATCAATGCAGAGGATAAGACTCTTCTTTTCGGATGTCCCAAAAGGGGTGGAAAAGGTTCGGCAAAGGGAGCCTGTCGCCTTGGAAATATAGGGTTCCGTAAGACAGAAGCTGCCTGCTGAATGTCTGAGAAGGTAATAGTAATCCTTGAGTGAATGGTCTGCGCCATCAGTCGCGGGCCTGAAGAGGGGGTGGCGAATTCCGTCAAGGATAACTCTCTCAAACACGGTATCCCCCACCTGTCTGCCGGCCATGTCCAGGGCATAGAGGCATTGTATGTCCCTGTGCTTCGGCAGCAATTCCCGAAAAACACTCTCGATTCGCCCGGTCATCTCAACCACTAGGCTGTCTACGATTTTATCGGCGGTTTGCCTCATCCTTTCCAGCTCAAGAGACTCTTTTTTCAAACAGCTCTCGAAATTAAGAGAAATCTGTTTCAGGATTTTCCGTTCGATCAACTCGATGCGCTCTATCAC
Protein-coding sequences here:
- a CDS encoding substrate-binding domain-containing protein, encoding MSSDTRKTETDNGRRSFLKVAGIAGLGAMMTPLQAAGQSSANPGGQFSGQDLQVWSCGGLAESLIPACKAYEQRTGAKVAYTGAFAAALGKSLMASATTDVFAGRVLDLAKNLRKADKMVYFKPLCFTEYVLVVPKGNPANIQSVQDLGRPGVKVVLAPEASTPGGPASLVLLKKAGVKEAALNNAIVKGSCVQMVMPDLISGKGDVSVMERRLVHLPMFAGKVDTLDIPAQFQPPPPLTFTIGVMKSAQNRKMADDYVEFICSAEGQSYFTKQGFISAYSAQGLEMTERLGVKDV
- a CDS encoding alginate export family protein — its product is MKKTMRAGLFLALITSVLLLPLTASAEVTLKTFTGAESRITADVEILNRYEYWNWFTPNASADNDYDYFFTRSRLGLGYKSPVMNVYVQAQNTIMLGLPDDAMAPPPAGPLGLGAIYYLHDDEEDSQSTIIRQAFMEFPNILGSGISVKGGRFDYLAGKEVMYKNPKVNWLKNVRLSEKLIGPFGWAAYCRSFDGLQLSYDQPVFNLTTLASRPTEGGFTDSAHETMNDIDLATFTATMKYDTLVPNVEGRFFYFYYDDERDIAKVDNTPAGSTLNQGDISINTYGMHLLATKKTDSGIFDALLWAAYQNGDWGKLDHKAWSYSIEGGYQFMGIYGKPWLRVGYAASSGDDNPDDHTHGTFYQLLPTARKYALFPFYNMMNSRDLFAQIIVKPHQKLALRGDLHLLSLSEGADRWYMGAGPTQNDGPVFGYIGRPSNGDRDLATVLELTAILNLTKNIAATAYYGHAFGGDVIENIYPEDKDADFFYFELKFVF
- a CDS encoding helix-turn-helix domain-containing protein is translated as MVKKYIVRLSDQERQHLEEIVKRLKGSSQKVRRANILLKANVDGANWNDAKIAEALSCRTRTVENLRKRFVLEGFDSVLNRKKRETPPIAKKLDGKQEAEIIALRLGPAPSGFANWSLRLLAERVVELGIVESISHETLRRTLKRGA
- a CDS encoding IS630 family transposase, coding for MTPRKIQYWVIPPNVDAEFTAAMEDVLDVYAQPYDEAYPVICMDEQPVQLTRETRTPIAATKEHPRRVDYEYERAGTACIFMFTEPLSGWRNVTARPHRTKVDWALEMEELLRTRYAKARKVIVVCDNLNTHTRGAFYEAFEPEKARQLVKRVEFHYTPKHGSWLNIAENELSSMTRQCLSGRRIESIEMLRKETAAWAGASNKKQRGVDWQFTIDNARNKLKSLYPKIKM